A single region of the Pseudomonadota bacterium genome encodes:
- a CDS encoding fatty acid desaturase: MDGFIARRDICSFTEVRRLSERSDAKGLAQLLSHLLAILVTGTLIWWVMPYRWLLIPALVVHGILLAFLFCPLHEVIHRTAFKSRWLNDTVGYVFGFAIMLPPAYFRFFHFEHHRETQIDGKDPELGEPKPRTRGALIWYLTGIKNYWWVMGKVVVIHAMGRVTEPYIPDDGKPQVIMESRLFLAGYAVIAVIAIAVGTWAPVLYWVLPLVLGMPFLRMYLLAEHTLLPHTADMLANTRTMKTNGVVRWLSWQMPYHTEHHTFPSVPFHALAAAYDKIAPRHEAFIPGYIAFAREYWSSLKHR; encoded by the coding sequence ATGGACGGTTTTATTGCCAGGCGCGACATCTGCTCGTTTACCGAGGTGCGGCGGCTCTCGGAGCGTTCGGACGCGAAGGGGCTGGCGCAGTTGTTGAGCCATCTGCTCGCCATCCTGGTGACCGGCACGCTGATCTGGTGGGTGATGCCCTATCGGTGGCTGTTGATCCCCGCCTTGGTCGTTCACGGCATCCTGCTCGCCTTTCTCTTTTGTCCGCTGCACGAGGTCATCCACCGCACGGCGTTCAAGTCCCGCTGGCTGAACGATACCGTCGGCTATGTCTTCGGCTTCGCGATCATGCTGCCGCCCGCCTATTTCCGCTTCTTCCACTTCGAGCACCACCGCGAGACCCAGATCGACGGCAAGGATCCGGAACTGGGCGAGCCGAAACCGCGGACACGCGGCGCGCTGATCTGGTACCTCACGGGGATCAAGAACTACTGGTGGGTGATGGGCAAGGTCGTCGTGATCCATGCCATGGGCCGCGTGACCGAGCCCTATATCCCCGATGACGGCAAGCCACAGGTCATCATGGAATCCCGCCTGTTCCTCGCCGGCTACGCCGTCATCGCGGTGATCGCGATTGCTGTCGGCACCTGGGCGCCGGTGCTCTATTGGGTCCTGCCGCTGGTGCTCGGCATGCCGTTTCTCAGGATGTACCTGCTCGCCGAACACACGCTGTTGCCCCACACAGCCGACATGCTGGCCAACACCCGCACCATGAAGACCAACGGTGTGGTACGTTGGCTGTCATGGCAGATGCCCTATCATACCGAGCATCACACGTTCCCGTCGGTGCCGTTCCACGCGCTGGCGGCGGCCTATGACAAGATCGCGCCGCGGCACGAAGCATTCATCCCCGGTTACATCGCGTTCGCCCGCGAATACTGGAGCAGTCTCAAGCATCGTTAG